Below is a window of Nitrospinota bacterium DNA.
GAAAAAGGGCTTCGGTTTGCTATACGTGAAGGCGGTCACACCGTCGGCGCGGGTGTCATTTCCGAGGTATTGGAGTAAAAATGGCAACTGTTCAGGGACAAAAAATACGAATTCGGCTCAAGGCATACGACAGCCGGGTGCTGGACAACTCCGTTAAGGAGATTGTGAACACGGCACGAAACACCGGTGCAAGAGTGATAGGGCCGATTCCGCTGCCCACAAGGATCAACAAGTGGACAGTTCTACGTTCGCCGCATGTGGACAAGAAATCCCGCGAACAGTTTGAAGTAAGAACGCATAAAAGGATACTCGACATCATGGACCCGACATCGGCAACGGTTGATGCTCTTATGGAGCTGGATCTGTCATCGGGCGTTGATATCGAGATAAAGCTGTAGGGTTGTCATGATTGGTTTATTAGGCAGAAAAGTCGGAATGACGCAGGTCTTCAGTGAAAAAGGGGACTGCATTCCAGTAACGGTTCTCCAGATGGGGGAATGTCGAACGGTTGAAGTAAAGACCGTCGATAAACATGGATACAACGCGATCCAGCTCGGATTCGACGAGATCAGGAAAAAGGACAAAAAGAAGGTTCAAAAGCCGATCATGGGGCATTTCAAGAAGGCTGATCTCAAGCCTATGAAAATTCTCAGGGAGTTTCGACTGGATGACGTGGAAGGTTTTAACCCAGGCAAGAAAGTTACTGTAGATATTTTCGAGGATGGTGAAAAGGTCATCGTCGGAAGCGTTTCCAAAGGGCGCGGATTTGCTGGCGTATTTAAAAGGCACGGGTTCGGTGGCCAATCGGCAACAAGGGGAACGCACGAACAGTTCCGCCATGGCGGTTCGATAGGAAACCATACTGAGCCTGCGCGTGTAGTCAAGGGGCGAAAAATGGCAGGCCACATGGGGAACAAGAGAGTGACTATGCTGAACCAGAGAATATTCAAGGTTTTAAAGGAAGAGAATGTAATACTCCTCGTAGGAGGGGTTCCCGGACCAAACGGCGGGGTTGTTGAAATCATTAAAAGCAATCGACATGCAGCGAAGAAGAATTAAAAAATGCCAAAACTTGATGTAATTGATAAATCGAAAAAGGTCGTAAAGAGCATAGACCTGTCAGACGCCGTTTTTGCGGCTGAGATAAAGGAGCCTCTTGTTCATCAGGTTGTTGTTGCCCAGCTGGCAGGCGCCAGGGCAGGGACGCATTCAACCAAGACTCGCGATGAAGTTCGCGGCGGCGGCAAGAAGCCGTGGAGGCAGAAGGGCACCGGTAACGCAAGAGCAGGCTCCAGGCGAAGCCCGCTTTGGCGCGGTGGCGCGATTATCTTCGGGCCGAAACCGCGTGACTATTCCAAGGATGTAAACAAGAAGATGAAACGCTCGGCCATCAACTCAGCGCTTTCAAACCTTGTCGCTGAAAAACGGCTGTTGGTTGTCGATTCCCTTGCCATGGAAAGCATAAAAACAAAAGAAGCCGCTGGCTATCTGAAGAAAATTGACGGCAGGTCGCCGTGTCTGGTTATTCACGGAGATGGATGTGAGAATTTCACCAGGTCTGTTGCGAATATGCCGGATGTAAAGACGATATACACCGCAGGGCTTAACGTATATGATCTTTTATGCGCCGAAGTGGTCATTTGCACCAGTGACGCTATAAAAACAATTGAAGAGAGGCTTTCGAAATGAACGGCTCCGAATATTTCAACATAATCAAAAAACCGCTTTTAACCGAGAAAGCCACGGATTTGCGCGACTTTAACAACAAGATAGCTTTTGAAGTGGATCCAAGGGCAAACAAGGCGATGATTACAGAAGCGATTGAGAAGATCTTCAACGTTAAGGTCGAAAAGGTAAATATAATCAACACGGCATCCAAACCAAAAAGGCTTGGAAGGTACGCCGGTGTTCGAGGCGGATTTAAAAAAGCGATAGTCTCCCTTAAAGAAGGGAAGAAGATCGACATATTTGAGAGGGTAATCTAATGGCAGGATTTGTAATTACCAAACCTACGTCGCCGGGACGACGCCATCAGAAGATGAATTCAAGGGTAGACCTTGACGCAAAAAAACCTGAGAAGAAACTTACCTCCGGTAAAAAGAGAATTGACGGCAGAAACCATGCCGGCCGCATTACAATGCGTTTCAGGGGTGGCGGACACAAACGTAAATATCGCCTGATTGATTTCAAGCGAAATAAGGATGGAATACCGGCGGTAGTGGAAGCTATTGAGTATGACCCAAACAGATCGTCACGCATAGCACTGGTGCTTTATGCAGACGGCGAGAGGCGATATATTATTGCGCCCGACCTGCTCAATGCCGGCGATAAGGTATCCTCTGGCGAAAACGCGGAGATCAGGCCAGGTTGCACCATCCCGTTGGCGAAAATACCGGTAGGTACATTTGTACACGCGATCGAGCTTAGGCCCGGAAAGGGAGCACAGCTTGTACGGAGCGCGGGCGGTTCGGCACAGCTTCTTGGAAAAGAGGGTGACAAGGCGATCATTAAGCTTACCTCCGGCGAGGTAAGGCTTATTCCTCTTGCATGCAGGGCGACGATCGGCGTAGTCGGTAATCAGAACCATAACAACGAGAAGATCGGCAAGGCCGGAAAAAATCGATGGCTTGGAAATAAACCGCACAACAGAGGGGTAACAATGAACCCTGTAGACCATCCGCACGGCGGTGGTGAAGGAAGAACATCCGGCGGACGTCACCCATGTACGCCATGGGGAATCCCTACTAAAGGCTATAAGACAAGGAAGAAGAGAAATCCTTCCAGCAAGATGATAATCAAGAGGAGGAAGAAATAATGTCACGCTCCTTGAAAAAAGGTCCGTTTATCGACAAGAAACTTGAAGAGAAGATCACTAAAGCCGCGCAGTCTCAGAATAAAAAGGTCATAAAGACCTGGTCGAGACGAAGCACGATCACTCCTGACTTTGTAGGTCAGACCTTGGCAATTCATAATGGGCGAAAATTCCTTCCAATTTTCATGACTGAGAATATGGTCGGTCACAAGCTTGGGGAGTTTGCACCTACAAGGACATTCAGGACACATCCTGTAAAGAAATAGTCTCAGGTCAGGAGATATCCTCTCCTGGCCTCTTTTTTTCTCATCTTTCCTGAATCTGCGCTCAACTTTTCGCTTGTTTAGAATTACCAATATTGTAGCAGACCTCCAAGTAATCAAGGGGCCGCTTAAGAGATATAAAATATTCTAGCTAGAACATTGATAATACATGCGTTAACGCTCCTTACTTTGGCATGTTCGTTGCTTATTCACCTTGTAGGAGAATTTATGCAGGCAATAAAAAAACGGGACAACCTGATTTATCTAGTCAAGGAGAGTGAGAGGCGTATTCCTCGAAAAGGGGTCGGAATAGCTCTCCTGCTGCTCATTTTGGGATTCGGTTACCTGTTATCGGTAAATTTGAAGTATGACGCAGAGGCGGCGAGGGAAAAGCGGCATGCATCTCAAAACAGTTCCGATGAAAATTTTCCAGTTATCAAATCTCACAGTACAGATGATGAAAGAGGGATTACGAGGAATTCTCCCGAACATTCGGATAAAAGTATCTTTTTTACAAAAAGCTCGAAATCTGCAAGCACCAGCGCTGTTTTAAAATTGTGGGGTTACGGAATTCCACTCGATAAGAGCGAAAGATTCACATTTTCTAGAATTGCCGGTGAGAGAGGATTGAAATGCCAGCTAGTGAACATGAAATTGGAAAGAATACTGAAGCTTGGCTATCCGACGATTTTTGAAGTGAAAGATGGGAAGAAACAGGGATATGTTGCTGTAGTAGGCGTTTGGGGGAAAAAAATGTATACCGATGCCACTACAGGGAGATGGGTAGAGAAAGACTGGCTTATCAAATACTGGAGTGGCAATGCGTATATCTTCTGGAAAGATATTCGGGAAATAAAAAATAATTTAAAAAGGGGTGATAAAGGGGGAGATGTAAGCTGGTTGCAGGAAGCTCTCAGTGAAATCGGGTATTCAGGGAGAGGAGTGACTTCGTATTTCGGAAAAGATACGGAAAAATCCCTCATCCTCTTCCAGTCGGCAAATCTCCTGGATGGGACCGGTGAATTGGATGATCCTACAAAAATGATCCTGTATAAGCTCACGGGAAACCATGAAACGCCAGCAATGGTAATCCCGGCGAATTGAGTAAAAATCTGGCAGACATGGAACGCAAGGCGAATTAACAGGAAATTCCGCCGTTCTGTTAGAATCATCCTATGAATCCTGGATTTTCACTATCAGGCCCCCTGTTAGCGATAGTTATCCTTTCTTTGATATTTCTCCCCGATATCTTTTCAACGTGCCGGTTCGGAGCGCGTCCATGGAATACGGCATTCGCTGTTGAGGGGAAAACTTCGGAAGCAAATATAAACCTTGAAGGGATTGTTTATCACTCTGATAAAGAAAAGCGATCGGCTACTATCAGGCTGGCAGGGGAGAAAGATGCCAGGGTGTACAGGATTGGCGACGATTTAAGAAAATACAAGTTGTTACGAATTGAAGAGTCGAGTGTGACGCTTTATGATGGGGATCAGCTGAGAATTTTACGAATTGAACCGGTTGTCATAGATATTTCCGGCAACTAGGTCCTGCGCAGGGAGTTAGCTCTCTTTGCCGGTCAGTTTGTCCTTGATCCCCTCAAGAAGCCGATCTATCCCTTCACCAGATTTTGCGGAAACAGCCAATGCGTCATACCGTTTGCACTGCGCCAGAACTTCTTCGCTGTCCATTCTATCCGCTTTGTTGAATACGGTCAGTGACGGAATTTCAACAAGCCCGATATCATGAAGGATCTTTTTGCTCGTTTCAATGTGATCGCTAAAGTTGGGATTTGAAACATCGACCAGGTTGATTATCAGATCGGATTCGGACAGTTCCTCAAGTGTGGCACGAAATACGCCGACTATCGATTCGGGCATGTTGCGAATCAGGCCGACTGTATCGCCGATTACCGCGGCAGGTTCCCCGTCGGGGAGGCGCAGTTTTCTTACCGACGGATCAAGCGTTGCGAACAGAAGGTCTTCCGTGTAGAGAGTGCTTCCGGTCAAGCGGTTGACCAGTGTCGATTTCCCGGCATTCGTATAGCCGATAACTGAAACAATTTTTGCTCCTGCGGATACCCTCGATTTTCTCAGCAGTTCTCTTCGCCCTTTTAATACGTTCAGTTCCTTCTCAAGACGGGCGATCCTGGTTTGAAGATGTCGTCGTAATACTTCAGCGGTTGTCTGTCCCGGACCACGAAGCCCGATACCGCCTCGTATTCGGGAGAGAGCGCTCTCCTTGGCGCCGAGCCTAGGGAGGAGGTAACGCATTTTGGCAAGCGATACGCGAACCTTTCCGTCTCTGCTTTGTGCTCTCTTCTCGAAAATCCCGAGGATAAGCTGAGATCTATCCATGACTTCAATGTCAGTGAAATCCGCTATAGATTTTAGCTGGGATGCGGTGAGCTCCGTATCGAAAATGACAAGATCGATCCCATGCGCAAGGGCGTTTATCATGAACTCTTCCAGTTTCCCTTTGCCCATGAGGTATTTCGGATCTATCTGGTCTCTTCTCTGCGTTATCCGGTCTGCAACTGCTATCCCGGCTGTTCTCGCGAGTTCCGCCAGTTCATCCAGTGAAAAATCCATGCTCTCCTGGCTGGAATTCGAGACGTGGATGAGCATCGCCTTCTGCCCAGTCTTGACGGCGTAGGGAGCGGCGACCGTTTCTAGATCGGTCTCTATTTGGCTGATAAGACCCTGAAAAAGGGAGTCTGTTTCCTCAAAGGATGACGGGCCATGTATGGTGTGAGGTTCCTTTTCACCGGGATTCAGATGTGCGAGGTAGGTTTGGCCAGGTGAGCCGTCATGAAGAATGTTCGCAACAACGACCATATCCAATCTTAGAAGTGCCAGGTCGTTGAGATCGTCTCTTGTTACCCCTTCGTCTTTCAGATGGGTATGGATAAGCCTTAAACCTGAAAGCCGTTTCTGACCGGTTCGTTTAACATCAATTTCAGGGATGACTATCTGTCTGTCGTTGCCGATTATTACATGCGTGATTTTCCCTTTTCTGTTTACGAGAATTCCCACCTGCCTGTTCAGCTCTTTTGATATTTTGGTGATATACAGGAGGAGCTCATTCGTAATCAGTTTTCCAGCGGGGATCTTTCTGCCGTAAAGACGTTCGAGTCCCTTGCGGGACGCCGCCCTTAAACCGCCAGTATTCCCGTATAGTGTGTGAGCTATTGTTTTTTCTTATCCAGCGGTTTTGTTGTTGCTTCCAGTCTCCAGCCTGTGCCGAGGCTCCAGAAGGATTCCAGTTGCCATTCGAATCGTCTGGTAAAGGCGATATAAGCGGCGGCAACTTCCTCAATATCTGCCGGTCCTATCAGGACAAATGGAGCATCGGTTTTCTGTTCCGGTATGTGCGCGAGAGAAATATTTCCGGCCTTGCCGTTGGAATCGGTATTTATCATTACTATCCCGTCATATCTCTTCATAAGAAGTTCCTTCTGGATAATATCTTCCGTGATTTTGGCATCGTCGATATAGGTATGTATGAAGGTCGATCCGGATAGGTCGAGGTGGCCAAGCTGTAATTGGCGCACTTCCGGGTAGATTATTGACTCCTTTGTCCCTGCAATCACTTCGATGATCTTTCCTTCTCTGTCGACAAGGACGCCTGCTTGTCTCTTTAGCGATTTGGTCAGGCTTGTTAAAACCGAAACGATTTCGGCGGTCGCCGGTATTCCAGGGGGCAACTTGAATTCGTACAGATCTTCAAGTTTTTTGATTTGACCATCATCAAGGTCCCCAGTGTCCCCGGTTATTTTTTTGACAAATTCGGGCTCTTCGAGTTTCCATACGATAGATTGATAGTATTTTTCATTCTCTTCAAAATTACGAGGACCAGATACTGAAACCGGTGATTCCTTGTCGCTGGTAAGATGCGCCATAAATAGTTTTCCGGGGGTGCCGTCTGGAAACTGTTCTACAACAATGACCGCGTCAAGTCTGAGAAAGTTAAGGTCCACAAGGTCATTTGTGGTTATGCCTTCCCCCACGGCGCCCGTACGTATCAGGCGATACCCTGAGAGTTGCAGATTGCCGACCCTCTTCAAAGGTATTTCCGGTATCAGGATCCGTTTTTCATCCCCTGCAATAAGGTGGGTAATGTTGTTCTCCCTGTCAATCAATACGCCGAGGCGTATACTCAGCTGGTGCGATAACCTTGTCATGAGACGCAAGGTTTCATCAGTAACCGGTATTTTTCGGGATACCCCTTCCATCATTCTTTTATGCAGTATCGAGTATCTCTTTTCGAGTTCGCTTCCTGTCAGCGGGCCGATCGTTATCAACGGGGTAAAGTTTTTCAGGCTGAAATGCGAAAGGTAAAGTTTGTCAGCTTCTTCGTCTGGCGAGATATGTATGGTTATAAGCGCGTCCAGTCTTTTTTCAAGAAGGGCGCTCAGGCTTTTATCGTCGACCCCTTTGCCGTCGAACTGGGTTTTTATCAGGCGATAGCCCGAGAGACCCATGTCGCCAACTTTTATGTCGGGGATATCAGGTATCGGAAACCCATTTTCATCTCCAAGCATGATGTCGGTAATGTTTCCGTTTCTGTCCACCAGGTACCCGACCTCTTTCTTATATTTTTTGGATATTTCGGAAAGTATGAACGCCGTTTGGGGGAGGAAAGGTTTTCCTGCGGGGACATTGGAAAGCTGTATGCTCTCCAACTTTTCTTTCTCTGCGTTGCCTATCCCCTGGAGCGAGCCGTGTATCGCAACCTTATTTTCCTTCTTTGGCTTGGCAAGAGGGTAGATGGAGCGGTAAATGCCATCTATTTCGCTGAATGTCTTTTTGTGCAAAAGCACATATTTTGTTTTGTCTTTGGGATCCGGATACGCGAATGAAACGTTTGCCGTACCACCTTCGGCAAGCGGCCTGACAGAGGCAAAAACATCAAGCCCAAGGAAAGAGAATTTCTCTATGTACTCCTTTGTCAATCCGCCGGAGCCGATGTTGGTCTGAATAAACCTGTAGCCTGCTAGAGGTTTTTCGCCGGTCGGTCTGGAAGGTATCCATGGGGGAAGTATCCCGGACGCAGTGCCGACGGCGACGTGTGTCACAGTCCCATCGCTGGTGATAAATATCCCGGTTTCCCTGTTTATCTTCTTTGCGATATTGATCAAATGTACAGCCGTGTTTTCGTTAACGACCATCCCGGACGGAACCTTGGCGGCGTAAAGCTGTTCGAGTTTCTGAATTATCTCTATATCAACCCCTTCAGTATTGCCGTATATCGTCCTGTCCTGGGGCCGCCATTCGTAAAGACTGCGCAGGTTCCTGATATGCAGAGGGCTGATCTTTCTCAGGTCGCCGTGGATCTCGGGCGTGGACGGATATTGGTTCAGCAGGATGCTGACCATGGACGACCCTATTGAAGTTCCCATTGATTCTATAGAGGTCATCCGTGAAGATTCCGTGGAAGCATGTTGTGCAGCGACGGCGTATGATCCGTTTGTGCTTACCGAGCTTGAGTAGTTTATCCCGTGGGATCGAACATCCCGGAGGTTGAACGATACCGAAATAGAGTTGAGGTAGCCGGTAACGCTTCCGGTATGCGAATCGTAGGATATTGGCGAGATGCTATAGCCTGTAATGGTTCCGGAGATCACGCAATCGGCCATCTGCTGCGGAACGACCTTCAGTCGCCCGTCCTGGTTTAATTTTTGAATAATGCCACGGGTTATTGGCGCTTCAATGTTGGGTTCGAATGTATCGTTTTCAAAGACGTCAACCGCAACGGTTCGGATCTCCTCGGGGAGGCCGGTTGCTTGGCCGACCATTCTGTACCCGCAACTGTGGGCAGAGAGCGGTGTCACAAGGGATAGCAGGAATATGATTTGGATTCTTTTAAAGTTCAACTCTTATGAATCTCCAGCTGTGCAGGCGAGGTGGGGGAGTTTTCCCCTATTTCCGATCGGCTCCGTGCAAAATTCAAAAATTTCATCCGGTTATAATAACAGAAATGCCAATTTAACAGTGACTTTACCGCTTGTATCCACTATTCTTTTCCGATGCAGGAATTAAGGGAGTTTTCCACAATTCAGGTCATTGCCGTTATGGCTTTG
It encodes the following:
- the rpsJ gene encoding 30S ribosomal protein S10, coding for MATVQGQKIRIRLKAYDSRVLDNSVKEIVNTARNTGARVIGPIPLPTRINKWTVLRSPHVDKKSREQFEVRTHKRILDIMDPTSATVDALMELDLSSGVDIEIKL
- the rplC gene encoding 50S ribosomal protein L3, whose product is MIGLLGRKVGMTQVFSEKGDCIPVTVLQMGECRTVEVKTVDKHGYNAIQLGFDEIRKKDKKKVQKPIMGHFKKADLKPMKILREFRLDDVEGFNPGKKVTVDIFEDGEKVIVGSVSKGRGFAGVFKRHGFGGQSATRGTHEQFRHGGSIGNHTEPARVVKGRKMAGHMGNKRVTMLNQRIFKVLKEENVILLVGGVPGPNGGVVEIIKSNRHAAKKN
- the rplD gene encoding 50S ribosomal protein L4, which translates into the protein MPKLDVIDKSKKVVKSIDLSDAVFAAEIKEPLVHQVVVAQLAGARAGTHSTKTRDEVRGGGKKPWRQKGTGNARAGSRRSPLWRGGAIIFGPKPRDYSKDVNKKMKRSAINSALSNLVAEKRLLVVDSLAMESIKTKEAAGYLKKIDGRSPCLVIHGDGCENFTRSVANMPDVKTIYTAGLNVYDLLCAEVVICTSDAIKTIEERLSK
- the rplW gene encoding 50S ribosomal protein L23; translated protein: MNGSEYFNIIKKPLLTEKATDLRDFNNKIAFEVDPRANKAMITEAIEKIFNVKVEKVNIINTASKPKRLGRYAGVRGGFKKAIVSLKEGKKIDIFERVI
- the rplB gene encoding 50S ribosomal protein L2, translated to MAGFVITKPTSPGRRHQKMNSRVDLDAKKPEKKLTSGKKRIDGRNHAGRITMRFRGGGHKRKYRLIDFKRNKDGIPAVVEAIEYDPNRSSRIALVLYADGERRYIIAPDLLNAGDKVSSGENAEIRPGCTIPLAKIPVGTFVHAIELRPGKGAQLVRSAGGSAQLLGKEGDKAIIKLTSGEVRLIPLACRATIGVVGNQNHNNEKIGKAGKNRWLGNKPHNRGVTMNPVDHPHGGGEGRTSGGRHPCTPWGIPTKGYKTRKKRNPSSKMIIKRRKK
- the rpsS gene encoding 30S ribosomal protein S19 — encoded protein: MSRSLKKGPFIDKKLEEKITKAAQSQNKKVIKTWSRRSTITPDFVGQTLAIHNGRKFLPIFMTENMVGHKLGEFAPTRTFRTHPVKK
- a CDS encoding peptidoglycan-binding protein is translated as MQAIKKRDNLIYLVKESERRIPRKGVGIALLLLILGFGYLLSVNLKYDAEAAREKRHASQNSSDENFPVIKSHSTDDERGITRNSPEHSDKSIFFTKSSKSASTSAVLKLWGYGIPLDKSERFTFSRIAGERGLKCQLVNMKLERILKLGYPTIFEVKDGKKQGYVAVVGVWGKKMYTDATTGRWVEKDWLIKYWSGNAYIFWKDIREIKNNLKRGDKGGDVSWLQEALSEIGYSGRGVTSYFGKDTEKSLILFQSANLLDGTGELDDPTKMILYKLTGNHETPAMVIPAN
- the hflX gene encoding GTPase HflX → MGILVNRKGKITHVIIGNDRQIVIPEIDVKRTGQKRLSGLRLIHTHLKDEGVTRDDLNDLALLRLDMVVVANILHDGSPGQTYLAHLNPGEKEPHTIHGPSSFEETDSLFQGLISQIETDLETVAAPYAVKTGQKAMLIHVSNSSQESMDFSLDELAELARTAGIAVADRITQRRDQIDPKYLMGKGKLEEFMINALAHGIDLVIFDTELTASQLKSIADFTDIEVMDRSQLILGIFEKRAQSRDGKVRVSLAKMRYLLPRLGAKESALSRIRGGIGLRGPGQTTAEVLRRHLQTRIARLEKELNVLKGRRELLRKSRVSAGAKIVSVIGYTNAGKSTLVNRLTGSTLYTEDLLFATLDPSVRKLRLPDGEPAAVIGDTVGLIRNMPESIVGVFRATLEELSESDLIINLVDVSNPNFSDHIETSKKILHDIGLVEIPSLTVFNKADRMDSEEVLAQCKRYDALAVSAKSGEGIDRLLEGIKDKLTGKES
- the lptE gene encoding LPS assembly lipoprotein LptE codes for the protein MVGQATGLPEEIRTVAVDVFENDTFEPNIEAPITRGIIQKLNQDGRLKVVPQQMADCVISGTITGYSISPISYDSHTGSVTGYLNSISVSFNLRDVRSHGINYSSSVSTNGSYAVAAQHASTESSRMTSIESMGTSIGSSMVSILLNQYPSTPEIHGDLRKISPLHIRNLRSLYEWRPQDRTIYGNTEGVDIEIIQKLEQLYAAKVPSGMVVNENTAVHLINIAKKINRETGIFITSDGTVTHVAVGTASGILPPWIPSRPTGEKPLAGYRFIQTNIGSGGLTKEYIEKFSFLGLDVFASVRPLAEGGTANVSFAYPDPKDKTKYVLLHKKTFSEIDGIYRSIYPLAKPKKENKVAIHGSLQGIGNAEKEKLESIQLSNVPAGKPFLPQTAFILSEISKKYKKEVGYLVDRNGNITDIMLGDENGFPIPDIPDIKVGDMGLSGYRLIKTQFDGKGVDDKSLSALLEKRLDALITIHISPDEEADKLYLSHFSLKNFTPLITIGPLTGSELEKRYSILHKRMMEGVSRKIPVTDETLRLMTRLSHQLSIRLGVLIDRENNITHLIAGDEKRILIPEIPLKRVGNLQLSGYRLIRTGAVGEGITTNDLVDLNFLRLDAVIVVEQFPDGTPGKLFMAHLTSDKESPVSVSGPRNFEENEKYYQSIVWKLEEPEFVKKITGDTGDLDDGQIKKLEDLYEFKLPPGIPATAEIVSVLTSLTKSLKRQAGVLVDREGKIIEVIAGTKESIIYPEVRQLQLGHLDLSGSTFIHTYIDDAKITEDIIQKELLMKRYDGIVMINTDSNGKAGNISLAHIPEQKTDAPFVLIGPADIEEVAAAYIAFTRRFEWQLESFWSLGTGWRLEATTKPLDKKKQ